In Burkholderia sp. WP9, a genomic segment contains:
- the murC gene encoding UDP-N-acetylmuramate--L-alanine ligase encodes MKHIVKHIHFVGIGGVGMSGIAEVLVNLGYQVSGSDLSSNAITDRLAALGARIAIGHAAENIEGANAVVVSTAVRSDNPEVLAARHRRIPIVPRAVMLAELMRLKQGIAIAGTHGKTTTTSLVASVLAAGGLDPTFVIGGRLISAGANARLGTGDFIVAEADESDASFLNLFPVIEVITNIDADHMDTYGHDFARLKQAFIEFTHRLPFYGIAVLCVDDPNVKEILPFVSKPIIRYGFAPDAQVRAVNVEALGGKMHFTAMREDAAPLDIVLNLPGEHNVQNALAAIAIATELEVKDADIQRALADFNGVGRRFQRYGEVPVFTEGKASGAYTLVDDYGHHPVEMAATVAAARGAFPGRRLVLAFQPHRFTRTRDCFEDFVKVLSTVDALVLTEVYSAGESPIVAADGRALARALRVAGKVEPVFVDTVDEVPDALSAIVRDGDVVITMGAGSIGGVPGRLAQETKV; translated from the coding sequence ATGAAACACATCGTCAAACATATTCACTTTGTCGGCATCGGTGGTGTCGGCATGAGCGGCATCGCGGAGGTGCTGGTCAATCTCGGCTATCAGGTGAGCGGCTCGGATCTGTCGAGCAACGCGATCACCGATCGCCTCGCCGCACTCGGCGCGCGGATCGCGATCGGTCACGCGGCGGAGAACATCGAAGGCGCGAATGCAGTGGTCGTGTCCACGGCAGTGCGCAGCGACAACCCGGAAGTGCTGGCCGCGCGTCATCGGCGCATTCCGATCGTGCCGCGCGCGGTGATGCTCGCGGAACTGATGCGCCTGAAGCAGGGCATTGCGATTGCCGGCACGCACGGTAAGACCACGACCACCTCGCTGGTGGCGAGCGTGCTCGCGGCGGGTGGACTCGACCCGACCTTCGTGATCGGCGGCCGGCTGATCAGCGCGGGCGCGAATGCGCGCCTGGGCACGGGCGACTTCATCGTCGCGGAAGCCGACGAGTCGGATGCGTCGTTCCTGAATCTGTTCCCGGTAATCGAAGTCATCACGAACATCGACGCCGATCACATGGACACCTACGGCCACGACTTCGCGCGGCTCAAGCAGGCGTTCATCGAGTTCACGCACCGTCTGCCGTTCTACGGCATCGCGGTGCTGTGCGTCGACGATCCAAACGTGAAGGAGATCCTGCCGTTCGTGTCGAAGCCGATCATCCGCTACGGCTTCGCGCCGGATGCGCAGGTGCGCGCGGTCAATGTGGAAGCGCTCGGCGGCAAGATGCATTTCACCGCGATGCGTGAAGATGCCGCGCCGCTCGACATCGTGTTGAACCTGCCGGGCGAGCACAACGTGCAGAACGCTTTGGCCGCAATTGCAATTGCGACTGAACTTGAAGTGAAAGATGCCGATATCCAGCGAGCGCTGGCGGATTTTAACGGCGTGGGCCGACGCTTCCAGCGCTATGGCGAAGTGCCGGTTTTCACCGAAGGCAAAGCGTCGGGCGCCTACACGCTGGTGGACGACTATGGTCATCACCCGGTCGAAATGGCGGCCACGGTGGCGGCGGCGCGCGGCGCATTTCCGGGCCGGCGTCTGGTGCTGGCGTTCCAGCCGCACCGCTTCACGCGAACGCGTGACTGCTTCGAGGATTTTGTGAAAGTGCTGTCGACTGTCGACGCGCTCGTGCTGACCGAAGTCTATTCGGCCGGCGAGTCGCCGATCGTCGCCGCGGACGGCCGTGCTCTCGCGCGTGCGCTGCGTGTGGCGGGCAAGGTCGAACCGGTGTTTGTCGATACGGTGGACGAAGTGCCGGACGCGCTCTCAGCGATTGTGCGCGACGGCGATGTGGTGATCACGATGGGCGCGGGTTCGATCGGCGGTGTGCCGGGTCGCCTCGCTCAGGAAACGAAGGTGTGA
- the mraY gene encoding phospho-N-acetylmuramoyl-pentapeptide-transferase, giving the protein MLLALAQWLQNDASFLRVFSYLTFRAVMATITALLIGLVCGPAVIRKLTAMKVGQAVRKDGPQTHLVKSGTPTMGGVLILLGIAVATLLWADLTNRFIWIVMLVTFGFGVIGWVDDYRKVVYKDPRGMSSREKYFWQSMIGLFAAVYLAFSVSEASNVRVFDLFMAWVRSGLSMGLPPHADLMLPFVKSISYPLGVWGFIVLTYLVIVGASNAVNLTDGLDGLVIMPVVLVGASLGVFAYVMGSSVYSKYLLFPHIAGAGELLIFCSAMGGAGLAFLWFNTHPAQMFMGDVGALALGGALGTVAVIVRQEIVLFIMGGIFVAETLSVMLQVTWFKFTKRRFGEGRRLFKMAPLHHHFELSGWKETQVVVRFWIITLMLCLFGLSTLKLR; this is encoded by the coding sequence ATGCTACTGGCGCTGGCGCAATGGCTGCAGAATGACGCAAGCTTCTTGCGCGTGTTCAGTTATCTGACTTTCCGTGCGGTGATGGCGACCATCACCGCGCTGCTGATCGGGCTCGTCTGCGGCCCGGCGGTGATTCGCAAGCTGACCGCCATGAAGGTCGGTCAGGCCGTTCGTAAAGACGGTCCGCAAACTCACCTCGTGAAATCCGGCACGCCGACCATGGGCGGTGTGCTGATTCTGCTCGGCATCGCCGTGGCCACGTTGCTGTGGGCCGACCTGACCAACCGCTTCATCTGGATCGTGATGCTGGTCACGTTCGGTTTCGGTGTGATCGGCTGGGTCGACGATTACCGCAAGGTGGTCTACAAGGATCCGCGCGGCATGTCGTCGCGCGAAAAGTATTTCTGGCAGTCGATGATCGGTCTGTTCGCTGCCGTGTATCTCGCATTCAGTGTGTCCGAAGCGAGCAATGTGCGCGTGTTCGACCTGTTCATGGCATGGGTGAGGAGCGGCCTCTCGATGGGCCTGCCTCCCCACGCCGACCTGATGCTGCCGTTCGTCAAATCGATCAGCTATCCGCTCGGCGTGTGGGGCTTCATCGTGCTGACGTATCTGGTGATCGTTGGTGCGAGCAACGCGGTCAACCTCACCGACGGTCTCGACGGGCTCGTGATCATGCCCGTCGTGCTGGTCGGTGCGTCGCTCGGTGTGTTCGCGTATGTGATGGGCAGCTCGGTCTATTCGAAATACCTGCTGTTTCCGCATATCGCCGGTGCGGGCGAGTTGTTGATCTTCTGTTCGGCGATGGGCGGCGCGGGACTCGCGTTCCTCTGGTTCAACACGCACCCGGCGCAGATGTTCATGGGCGACGTCGGCGCGCTCGCGCTCGGCGGCGCGCTCGGCACGGTCGCGGTGATCGTGCGTCAGGAAATCGTGCTCTTCATCATGGGCGGCATTTTCGTTGCGGAGACGCTCTCCGTGATGTTGCAGGTCACGTGGTTCAAATTCACCAAGCGCCGTTTCGGTGAAGGGCGGCGTCTCTTCAAGATGGCGCCGCTGCATCACCATTTCGAATTGTCGGGTTGGAAAGAAACGCAGGTGGTCGTGCGCTTCTGGATCATCACCCTGATGTTGTGTCTCTTTGGTTTGTCCACGCTCAAACTGCGTTAA
- the murD gene encoding UDP-N-acetylmuramoyl-L-alanine--D-glutamate ligase, translating to MFGEKFRDRQKPMVLVLGLGESGLAMARWCARHGCRLRVADTREVPPNLHALEAHGIDAAFVGGPFSPALLEGIELVAISPGLSPLAADLLPLISAAREQGIPVWGELEFFSQALKSLGESGYAPKVIAITGTNGKTTTTSLTGLLCERAGKKVAVAGNISPALLDKLTEAIDNTALPDVWVLELSSFQLETAHTFTPDAAVVLNITQDHLDWHGGLDAYAAAKGRIFGTQTVRVLNRDDSRVMKLAPSEDSEAEVVTFGVTEPKNDGDYGLLRDNGMIWLVEAHDRDASDEPVPKRRRKNEVVTPPNIALKRLMPADALRIRGLHNAANALAAYALARAVGLPGAPLLHGLREYHGEPHRVELIASIDGIDYVDDSKGTNVGATVAALDGLAQRIVLIAGGDGKGQDFEPLAAPVMRWCRAVMLIGRDAPQIRAALADTGIAITDHATLEEATRAATALAEPGDAVLLSPACASFDMFRGYAHRAAVFRSTVEDIAAERGTMI from the coding sequence ATGTTCGGCGAGAAGTTTCGGGATCGGCAAAAGCCGATGGTGCTCGTGCTGGGACTGGGTGAATCCGGTCTCGCTATGGCGCGCTGGTGCGCGCGGCACGGCTGTCGGCTGCGTGTGGCCGATACGCGCGAGGTGCCGCCGAACCTGCACGCGCTGGAAGCGCACGGCATCGACGCCGCATTCGTCGGCGGCCCGTTTTCGCCGGCACTGCTCGAAGGTATCGAACTGGTCGCCATCAGCCCGGGTTTGTCGCCGCTCGCCGCCGATCTGTTGCCGCTAATCTCGGCGGCGCGCGAGCAGGGCATCCCCGTGTGGGGCGAACTCGAATTCTTCTCCCAGGCACTGAAGTCGCTCGGCGAAAGCGGCTATGCGCCGAAAGTGATCGCCATCACCGGCACCAACGGCAAGACCACGACCACGAGCCTCACCGGCCTGCTGTGCGAACGCGCGGGCAAGAAGGTCGCGGTGGCGGGCAATATCAGCCCGGCGCTGCTCGACAAGCTAACGGAAGCGATCGACAACACCGCGTTGCCGGATGTGTGGGTGCTGGAGCTGTCGAGCTTCCAGCTCGAAACCGCGCACACGTTTACGCCCGACGCGGCGGTCGTGCTGAATATCACCCAGGATCACCTCGACTGGCACGGCGGTCTCGATGCATACGCTGCCGCGAAGGGCCGCATCTTTGGTACACAAACCGTGCGCGTGTTGAATCGCGACGACTCACGCGTCATGAAGCTCGCGCCTTCGGAAGACAGCGAAGCCGAGGTGGTCACATTCGGCGTCACCGAGCCGAAGAACGACGGCGACTACGGCTTGCTGCGCGACAACGGCATGATCTGGCTCGTCGAAGCGCATGACCGCGACGCGAGCGACGAACCGGTGCCGAAGCGCCGCCGCAAGAACGAAGTCGTGACGCCGCCGAACATCGCGCTCAAGCGCCTGATGCCGGCCGACGCCTTGCGCATTCGCGGCTTGCACAACGCCGCCAATGCGCTCGCCGCTTACGCGCTCGCGCGCGCGGTCGGCCTGCCGGGCGCGCCGCTGCTGCACGGTCTGCGCGAATATCACGGCGAACCGCATCGCGTGGAATTGATCGCGTCGATCGACGGTATCGACTATGTGGACGACAGCAAGGGCACCAACGTCGGCGCGACGGTCGCCGCGCTCGACGGTCTCGCGCAGCGCATCGTGCTGATCGCCGGCGGTGACGGCAAGGGGCAGGATTTCGAACCGCTCGCCGCGCCGGTCATGCGCTGGTGCCGCGCGGTGATGCTGATCGGCCGCGACGCGCCGCAAATCCGCGCCGCGCTGGCAGACACCGGCATTGCCATAACGGACCACGCCACGCTCGAAGAAGCGACCCGCGCCGCAACCGCGCTCGCGGAACCGGGCGACGCCGTGCTGCTCTCGCCGGCTTGCGCGAGCTTCGACATGTTCAGGGGTTACGCGCATCGCGCCGCGGTGTTCCGCAGCACGGTGGAAGACATCGCGGCCGAACGGGGGACGATGATATGA
- a CDS encoding cell division protein FtsQ/DivIB, with protein MWNNVRQLNFAANALHVLLVLVLLAAGGYWLIQRPNFALREIQIDGDTEHINSPTVRAGVVGRLKGNFFTVDLDVARQAFEQMPWVRHASVRRVWPNALAVTLEEYKPLGTWGSDQLVSVDGELFTANQGELEEDLPAFDGPDGTAKEVVTRYHDFQKWFAPLGATPEEVTLSPRYAWTVKLSNGTQVELGRERNQDTLLDRSRRLTAAWNAVTQRWGKDIEYADLRYPNGFAIRAAGMRFISEPDKGKK; from the coding sequence ATGTGGAACAACGTTCGCCAGCTCAATTTCGCCGCCAACGCATTGCATGTGTTGCTGGTGCTCGTGCTGCTGGCGGCAGGCGGTTACTGGCTGATCCAGCGCCCGAATTTCGCGCTGCGTGAAATCCAGATTGACGGCGATACCGAGCACATCAATTCGCCGACGGTGCGCGCGGGTGTCGTGGGTCGGTTGAAGGGCAACTTTTTTACGGTGGACCTCGACGTGGCGCGTCAGGCGTTCGAGCAGATGCCGTGGGTGCGTCATGCGAGCGTGCGGCGTGTCTGGCCGAATGCGCTGGCTGTCACGCTCGAGGAGTACAAACCGCTGGGGACGTGGGGCAGCGATCAGCTGGTGAGCGTGGACGGCGAGTTGTTCACGGCGAATCAGGGCGAGCTCGAAGAGGATCTGCCCGCCTTCGACGGTCCGGACGGCACGGCAAAAGAAGTAGTCACGCGCTATCACGATTTTCAGAAATGGTTCGCGCCGTTGGGCGCGACGCCCGAAGAAGTGACGCTGTCGCCGCGCTACGCGTGGACGGTGAAGCTCTCGAACGGCACGCAGGTGGAACTTGGGCGCGAACGCAATCAGGACACGCTGCTCGATCGGAGCCGCCGCCTGACCGCGGCGTGGAACGCGGTGACGCAACGTTGGGGAAAGGATATCGAGTATGCGGACTTGCGCTATCCGAACGGTTTCGCGATTCGTGCCGCTGGCATGCGCTTCATCAGCGAACCCGACAAGGGCAAGAAGTAA
- the murG gene encoding undecaprenyldiphospho-muramoylpentapeptide beta-N-acetylglucosaminyltransferase has translation MTALPQRTLMVMAGGTGGHVFPGLAVAHLMQAWGWKVVWLGNPAGMEATLVPKHGIPMEYVRFGGLRGKGLKTKLMLPLNLLRACTQSLSVLRRVKPDVVLGMGGYITFPAGLMTALSGRPLVLHEQNSIAGLANKVLAKVAKRVLVAFPNALPHGEWTGNPIRAELARAIAPKARYAQRSGPLNVLVVGGSLGAAALNEVVPRAVALLAPNERPRIVHQAGAKHIEALRENYAAAGLQAGADVELVPFIDDMTSAYANADLVICRSGAMTVSEISAVGVAAFFVPFPYAVDDHQTTNAAFLADNGAALVVQQRDLSAETLADWLRSQTRETLAEMAERSRSLAKPDATEQVAQICATVAGSISGASPEGKQ, from the coding sequence ATGACCGCTCTGCCGCAACGCACGCTGATGGTGATGGCCGGTGGCACCGGGGGACACGTGTTCCCGGGGCTCGCGGTCGCTCATCTGATGCAGGCGTGGGGCTGGAAGGTCGTATGGCTCGGCAATCCCGCGGGCATGGAAGCAACGCTGGTGCCGAAGCACGGTATCCCGATGGAATACGTGCGCTTTGGCGGCCTGCGCGGCAAGGGCCTGAAGACCAAGCTGATGCTGCCGCTGAATCTGCTGCGCGCATGTACGCAAAGCTTGAGCGTGCTGCGCCGCGTGAAGCCGGACGTCGTGCTCGGCATGGGCGGCTACATCACGTTTCCGGCCGGCCTGATGACCGCATTGAGCGGCCGTCCGCTCGTGCTGCATGAACAGAATTCGATTGCCGGTCTCGCGAACAAGGTGCTTGCGAAAGTCGCCAAACGCGTGCTGGTTGCGTTCCCGAATGCACTGCCGCACGGCGAATGGACAGGAAACCCGATTCGTGCGGAACTTGCGCGCGCAATTGCACCCAAAGCACGCTACGCGCAGCGCAGCGGTCCGTTGAATGTGCTGGTGGTGGGCGGCAGTTTGGGTGCGGCGGCATTGAATGAAGTCGTGCCGCGCGCGGTGGCATTGCTGGCGCCGAACGAGCGTCCGCGCATCGTGCATCAGGCGGGCGCGAAGCACATCGAGGCGCTGCGCGAGAACTACGCGGCAGCAGGTCTCCAAGCGGGCGCAGACGTCGAACTCGTGCCGTTCATCGACGACATGACGAGCGCTTACGCAAACGCGGACCTGGTGATTTGCCGCTCCGGCGCGATGACCGTTTCAGAGATTTCGGCAGTAGGCGTGGCGGCGTTCTTCGTGCCGTTCCCGTATGCGGTAGACGATCACCAAACCACTAATGCAGCGTTCCTCGCCGATAACGGCGCGGCGCTGGTCGTGCAGCAACGCGATCTGTCGGCGGAAACCCTCGCTGACTGGTTGCGCAGCCAGACGCGAGAGACCCTCGCGGAAATGGCGGAGCGTTCGCGCTCGCTCGCGAAACCCGACGCCACGGAGCAGGTCGCGCAGATTTGCGCGACCGTGGCGGGTTCGATTTCGGGCGCGAGCCCAGAAGGAAAGCAATGA
- a CDS encoding D-alanine--D-alanine ligase, producing MSSIDPKQFGKVAVLLGGNSAEREVSLNSGRLVLQGLRDAGIDAHPFDPAERPLAALKEEGFVRAFNALHGGYGENGQIQGALDFYGIKYTGSGVLGSALGLDKFRTKLVWQQLGIPTPPFEAVLRGDDYEARAKEIVAKLGLPLFVKPASEGSSVAVIKVKSADALPAALLEAVKFDKIVVVEKSIEGGGEYTACIAGNLDLPVIRIVPAGEFYDYHAKYIANDTQYLIPCGLAADEEAHLKVLARRAFDVLGCTDWGRADFMLDADGKPYFLEVNTAPGMTDHSLPPKAARAVGIGYQELVVGVLALTLKD from the coding sequence ATGAGCAGTATCGACCCTAAACAATTCGGCAAAGTGGCAGTTTTGCTCGGCGGCAATTCCGCGGAGCGCGAGGTGTCGCTCAATTCCGGGCGTCTCGTGTTGCAAGGTCTGCGCGACGCCGGTATCGACGCGCATCCGTTCGATCCGGCCGAGCGTCCGCTCGCCGCATTGAAGGAAGAGGGTTTCGTGCGCGCGTTCAACGCGCTGCATGGCGGCTACGGCGAGAACGGCCAGATTCAGGGCGCGCTCGACTTTTACGGCATCAAGTACACGGGCAGCGGCGTGCTCGGCTCGGCGCTCGGTCTGGACAAGTTCCGCACCAAGCTCGTGTGGCAGCAGCTCGGCATTCCGACGCCGCCGTTCGAGGCAGTGCTGCGTGGCGACGACTACGAAGCGCGCGCGAAAGAGATCGTCGCCAAGCTCGGCTTGCCGCTCTTTGTGAAGCCGGCGAGCGAAGGTTCGAGCGTCGCTGTGATCAAGGTGAAGAGCGCCGACGCGCTGCCGGCCGCGCTGCTCGAAGCGGTCAAGTTCGACAAGATCGTGGTGGTCGAAAAGAGCATCGAGGGCGGCGGCGAATACACCGCGTGCATTGCCGGGAATCTCGATCTGCCGGTGATCCGCATCGTGCCGGCCGGCGAGTTTTACGACTATCACGCGAAGTACATCGCGAACGACACGCAGTATCTGATCCCGTGCGGTCTGGCGGCGGACGAGGAAGCGCATCTGAAAGTGCTGGCGCGCCGCGCCTTCGACGTACTCGGCTGCACCGACTGGGGCCGGGCGGATTTCATGCTCGACGCCGACGGCAAGCCGTACTTCCTCGAAGTGAACACGGCGCCCGGCATGACCGATCACTCGCTGCCGCCGAAAGCGGCGCGCGCGGTGGGCATCGGCTATCAGGAACTGGTTGTCGGCGTGTTGGCGCTGACGCTTAAGGACTAA
- the ftsW gene encoding putative lipid II flippase FtsW, with translation MSWSERFGSRQAATGDAGASGASARAGGRSGGSGLASAVNGVRPLRSRMLDYDHSLLWVVVALLGLGVVMVYSASIAMPDSPKYASYRDYAFLVRQIIFVVMGAVVGIVSFRIPIATWDKYAPKLFLISLVALVIVLIPHVGKGVNGARRWIPLGITNMQPSEIMKLAVAIYAANYTVRKQEYMHSFAKGFLPMAVAVGLVGALLLLEPDMGAFMVIAATAMGLLFLGGVNGKLFGGLVATAVGTFSLLVWASPWRRERIFAYLDPWDDRYAQGKAYQLTHSLIAFGRGEWFGVGLGGSVEKLNYLPEAHTDFILAVIGEELGFVGVLVVILMFYWIVRRSFEIGRQALALDRTFAGLVAKGIGIWFGAQTFINMGVNLGLLPTKGLTLPLVSYGGSGILLNCVAVAVLMRVDYENRVLMRGGKV, from the coding sequence ATGAGCTGGTCGGAACGTTTCGGTTCACGTCAGGCCGCCACCGGCGACGCGGGTGCTTCGGGCGCTTCGGCTCGCGCCGGCGGCCGCTCGGGCGGCAGTGGTCTTGCGAGCGCCGTCAACGGCGTGCGTCCGCTGCGCTCGCGCATGCTCGACTACGATCACTCGCTGCTGTGGGTGGTCGTCGCGCTGCTCGGTCTCGGTGTGGTGATGGTGTATTCGGCGTCGATCGCCATGCCCGATTCGCCGAAGTATGCGTCGTATCGCGACTACGCGTTCCTCGTGCGCCAGATCATCTTCGTGGTGATGGGCGCGGTGGTCGGCATCGTGTCGTTCCGCATTCCGATCGCGACGTGGGACAAGTACGCGCCCAAGCTGTTTCTGATTTCGCTGGTCGCGCTGGTGATCGTGCTGATCCCGCACGTCGGCAAGGGCGTGAACGGCGCGCGCCGCTGGATTCCGCTCGGCATCACGAACATGCAGCCGTCGGAAATCATGAAGCTCGCGGTGGCGATCTACGCGGCGAATTACACCGTGCGCAAGCAGGAATACATGCACAGCTTTGCCAAAGGCTTTTTGCCGATGGCAGTCGCCGTGGGCCTCGTCGGTGCGTTGCTGCTGCTCGAGCCGGACATGGGCGCGTTCATGGTGATCGCGGCGACCGCGATGGGCCTGCTGTTTCTCGGCGGCGTGAACGGCAAGCTGTTCGGTGGTCTGGTGGCGACCGCGGTCGGTACATTCAGCCTGCTGGTGTGGGCGTCGCCGTGGCGTCGCGAGCGGATTTTCGCGTACCTCGATCCGTGGGACGACCGTTACGCGCAGGGCAAGGCTTATCAATTGACGCACTCGCTGATCGCATTCGGGCGCGGCGAGTGGTTCGGCGTGGGACTGGGCGGCAGCGTCGAGAAGCTCAACTATCTGCCGGAAGCGCATACCGACTTCATCCTCGCGGTGATCGGCGAGGAACTGGGTTTTGTCGGCGTGCTGGTCGTGATCCTGATGTTCTACTGGATCGTGCGCCGTTCGTTCGAGATCGGCCGTCAGGCGCTCGCGCTCGACCGCACGTTCGCGGGTCTGGTGGCGAAGGGCATCGGCATCTGGTTCGGCGCGCAGACCTTCATCAACATGGGCGTGAACCTCGGCTTGCTGCCGACCAAAGGTCTCACGTTGCCGCTCGTCAGTTATGGCGGCTCCGGCATTTTGCTGAACTGTGTGGCTGTCGCCGTGCTGATGCGTGTCGATTACGAGAACCGGGTGCTGATGCGCGGAGGGAAGGTATGA
- the murF gene encoding UDP-N-acetylmuramoyl-tripeptide--D-alanyl-D-alanine ligase, which produces MSMFSLREAAALIPGATVLGDETVAFERVCTDSRSAGPGDLFVAIKGDRFDAHDFLPDVAARNVTAVLVTRTPQDWNVPALKVTDTRVGLGALARGWRRQFSMPLVAVTGSNGKTTVKEMIASIFAAAVGAEARLATAGNFNNDIGLPLTLFRLHAAHQLAVVELGMNHPGETSELAKIAEPTVAVVNNAQREHQEFMATVEAVALEHASVIHALSPEGVAVFPADDAYASIWRVAATGNRIMDFALNSAERTTEAAVKGTFDGNVLSINTPEGQIEVTLQVLGNHNAHNALAATSAALAAGVSLDAIKRGLESFGAVKGRLQVKQAVLGTLAGATVIDDTYNANPDSMRAAIDVLASRAAPRVLVMGDMGEVGDNGPAFHREIGAYAKERGIDALYAMGDASRDACTAYGASAHHVADVGTLVAQLQQAGFGPAATLLVKGSRFMQMERVVDAVTSPQPNAAGSTPAAH; this is translated from the coding sequence ATGAGCATGTTTTCGCTGCGTGAAGCCGCCGCGCTGATCCCGGGCGCGACCGTGCTCGGCGACGAGACGGTTGCGTTCGAACGCGTTTGTACCGACAGCCGCAGCGCCGGCCCCGGCGACCTGTTCGTCGCGATCAAGGGCGATCGTTTCGACGCGCACGACTTCCTGCCGGACGTCGCCGCGCGCAACGTGACGGCAGTTCTTGTCACGCGTACGCCGCAAGACTGGAATGTGCCGGCGCTCAAAGTCACCGACACGCGCGTGGGTCTCGGCGCGCTCGCGCGCGGTTGGCGCCGCCAGTTCAGCATGCCGCTCGTCGCGGTGACGGGCAGCAACGGCAAAACCACGGTCAAGGAAATGATCGCGTCGATCTTCGCCGCCGCGGTCGGTGCCGAAGCGCGACTTGCCACCGCGGGCAACTTCAACAACGACATCGGCTTGCCGCTCACGCTGTTCCGTCTGCACGCCGCGCATCAGCTGGCGGTGGTCGAACTCGGCATGAACCATCCGGGCGAAACCTCGGAGCTCGCGAAAATCGCCGAGCCGACGGTCGCGGTGGTGAACAACGCGCAGCGCGAGCATCAGGAATTCATGGCGACGGTGGAAGCCGTCGCGCTCGAACACGCGAGCGTGATTCACGCGTTGTCGCCGGAAGGCGTCGCGGTGTTCCCGGCGGACGACGCCTACGCGAGCATCTGGCGCGTGGCCGCAACCGGCAACCGCATCATGGACTTCGCGCTGAATTCCGCCGAGCGCACGACTGAAGCCGCAGTGAAAGGCACGTTCGACGGCAACGTGTTGAGCATCAACACGCCGGAAGGCCAAATCGAAGTCACGCTGCAAGTGCTCGGCAACCACAACGCGCACAACGCGCTGGCCGCAACGTCGGCCGCGTTGGCTGCGGGCGTTTCGCTCGACGCGATCAAGCGCGGTCTCGAATCGTTCGGCGCCGTGAAGGGCCGCCTGCAGGTGAAGCAAGCCGTCCTCGGCACGCTCGCCGGCGCGACCGTGATCGACGACACCTACAACGCCAATCCCGATTCGATGCGCGCCGCGATCGACGTGCTCGCCTCCCGCGCCGCGCCGCGCGTGCTGGTGATGGGCGACATGGGCGAAGTCGGCGACAACGGTCCGGCGTTTCACCGCGAAATCGGCGCTTACGCCAAGGAACGCGGTATCGACGCGCTATACGCCATGGGCGACGCCTCGCGCGACGCCTGCACCGCGTATGGCGCGAGCGCGCATCACGTCGCCGATGTCGGCACGCTGGTCGCGCAATTGCAGCAGGCCGGTTTCGGTCCTGCCGCAACGCTTCTCGTGAAAGGCTCGCGCTTCATGCAGATGGAGCGCGTGGTGGACGCCGTAACGAGTCCACAACCCAACGCAGCGGGCAGTACGCCCGCGGCACATTGA